The genomic DNA ATAAAAAAACCTAATTTACCTCTGGCCCCATTCTTTTCCTTCACCGCTTCTCAACCAAACCCTAGCCTCCGTCTTCCTTGAAGCTTCTACATCTAATCTTCCTTGAATCGACTGATGACTGATAAAGGATTCCAAAATCAAACCGATTTACTTACAAGTATGTGGATTCTTTACTCGATATTGATTTTATTCGTTTTATTTGTTTCATCGTCTCAGTTTTTTACTAAAATTTTGATTGTTTCGTATGAGGAAGATGGTGGTGGCCTGAAGAGGAACGATGACAACGACATTGGTTGATTTAGGTTTTCTCGAGTGGTTGTCTTATGATGGTTGTGGTTTAACGCAACAACGAAAGGGCGGCTGCTAGGGTTTCACCAACACATAAATCGGTATCTTTCTATTTCATTTTTAATCCTCTTATTCAGATTTGATTTGTTGTATATCCTATTTTCATATAATTTTGTTCATGATTTACTGTGAGTTCGTCAGTTCTAATCGTTTTAGggtttttactgtttttttttttttttttgaaggtcATTGTAATaaggttttggatgttgtgtAATGGATGAAGATGTACTTGATTATAAATGACATATTTGCCAATGTCTCGCCACTTAGCTATATATGTTTTCAGGATTTGGAGAGTATATGTTCGGAATTTTCaccttttaatttttttaatgatTGATCGACTAATTGTATATAAGTTTGTTGATTGAAAGTTTTATTTCCCATGTTTGATATGTAGATGGGTCCTACTAGAATGAAGATTCAAGAGGTGATCTTCATCTAAGCGTCCTAGGCCTAGAGAACCAAGGTAATATACAATATTACAATTCATTGTAAGGTTATTTATATTGATGTTAGTTAAGAGTATCGTTGATTTGTTTTTTTGCTAGAGGAAGTCCTGCATTAGGTGGTTCTGGGTTTGGTCCTCGGATACCGTCTCCGGGGATTAGGTACGTTTTTTATATGTTTACATAAAAAGTTTAAGATTCTACCATTCCTTTCTTCTCATGCTCAAATAACCTAAAACATTCATTCGTTTTCATTCAGAGTATCTAGAGGTCTTAACTTGGTTATTTAGTTTCCTTGCTAATGGTTCAAACAAGTAAAATCTGAAAATTATTCACAAAAATAAAATGGGTTAAAACGTATACTTTATCGATGACACCAAGTCTTTTTTGGTTTAATGGAGTTGGCCACTATAATCCCTTTTAATTTAACTATTTTCTCATGAACAATACCATATCAACTTTGCAAATTATATGCCTGTTTCTGGGTTTAGGTAAAGCTATGGCAATTGCTGTGCAGCCTGCTAAAGATCCTTTCTATTTGCTGAAACTAATTGTTGTCTCTTGCGTAGGTATATTGCATCTGATGTAAGACTGTTCACCACTTCGATTTGATCTTAAAGGTATCAACCATCAAATTCAAAACATTAAATATTATTAACCTTGTGTTTCTTGATTTTCACCATATTTGCCCTTTGGATCTAGCGATGGATGTAGAAGACACCTGTGTTATTACTCATGTTCAAGATAACCTCTTTCGTTTCATGTGAGCAAGAAGAGAGGAATACACAAAGGAGGTTTGAAACATAGTTCAGATGATACAGGTTCAGGTGTCAAATCTATATCATGTGAACTGTGTTTGACACATCCTTTGTGTCTTTCTCTCTTCTTGCTCACATGAACACGAAAGAGGTTATCTTGAACATGTTTTCGCTCAAGTTTGAAACAGTATTGTTTAGTGTTACTCTTCCTTCAAGGTAAGGCCAAAATAGCAGTTATCTATATATAAAAATTTTGCCTTCAAATTCTTTCTAACAAAACAATAGAAacgttgttgattatttgatttttttttcattttttgtagCTATGTTAAGGATTAAAGCTATTTAAAGCTATCAAACTTTTTGATATGTCAAAGCTTCATGTTTCCAACAACTAATGGTTGTTCTATCCTAAAGACTTCTGGTATGTACTTTAAGCATAAACTTTATATTGTCATTCATGGTGTGGCAAACATTGTTAAATCGAAAAGTTTAAAAAGAAGTAAAAATAATACGATCATCCATATAAAGTATTTAAAAAGTaacaattacatataaaaaacaaaactaatCAGACACTTAAACTCTAATAGCAAGAATCAAGAAACTTTAACTTCAACTCCATGGAACACTGAACTTCACGATGTATGTCATTGATCTTTCTCATGAACTCTACGTCTCTATCTCCACACTCTATATTACTCGCAATACATAGGTCACGAACTGAAGTAGTTGGCATCGCCCTCAGGTTTCTCGAAACCTGGTCTCTTGTCAGGAGACCAAGTTGTAGTTCGTTAAAACacctcttcaactcttgaagagtagaCCTATCAGCCAAAACTTGCTCTTCGATTTGTTTAATAAAGCGTTTCTTGAAATCCTCAGAATATGACTCCATTTTAATGTATTTATAATAATTAAAGCAAACAATAACAATTGATCTTTGGCTTTCAGTGAATGAATGTGTGTATGATAAAACAACATTTGAATTGTCAATCGTATTATATAGAATCTGAAACAGGCCAAAGGTCATTTTTTAAATGCAATCATTAAATATCTAGAAAACCAAAGAACAAAATTTAATGATTTAGTGGTAAAACGTGTatgaatttatattttaaaaacatgtACATTTAATGATTTAATGGGAAAGCAAGTAAAATTAAATATCTAGAAAACCAAAGAACAAAATTTAAACCTTCAAAAAAGGTTATCATAATTAGGAAATGTCTGTTCATTTACCACATCAAACATTTTACACACTATAAAGGTTCATGATTActttatttgaaaacatcaacacttCATTTTTAAAAAACCCTTCACCCTAAAACAAACTGTGCAAAAAACACTAACACTCTTTCTAAATGGCAAGCAaaagcttctaccactggtctgAAACTGCCGATCTTAAAATTGAATTTTTAGGATGGTCACGTGAAGAACAGAGAAAAGATAAAGAACTCAACAAAAAAGTTGCTATGGTGAGTGATAAATATTATAACCAAACCTGGAGTAGCATTGCACTGCTGGATGAAGTGCTATGTTCTCCTCCATCGGAGTTTAAAGAAAAAGCAGAAGAATTTATCACACATCTGCTGAATCAAGATCAAAAGACCTGTGATATGCTTGCTGATCTGCAAATTAAAACAAACAATGAAATTGcatggaagaaggcgagagaacgAGATATCTTATTAAGTGTtaattgtaatgtttaatttttaatttttactatttttcaaaATCAGAATTTTGTAATACTATTTAATATTGAATGAAGAAAATTCGAAGTTTCAAAATCAGAATTTTGCAATTTCACTTTTACCAGTTTCAATAATAACAAGTTACAGTCAAAAAGTGGAACTTGAATGTGAACTTCATGAAAGGTATAGATCATGCTGATGACTCACTTCACAGGTACATAATTTCATATAATTTCAAATTAAAATAATactaaaattgttttttttttgttttttttgcagTTACAAAGTCTTTATAAATCCATGCAATTTGAGTGATGAGTTATGTACAGCAACAGGTAAAGCATTTAGTTATTTTCATTCTAAAATGAAATTCATCCCAATTGGTCGCGTAGAGTTTGTATAATATAAACTGATAAGTAATAGAGATAATGAATCTCTATCATATGGTACATGCTGAGATTATTGAATTTTGATTAACAAACAAATGAACTAACGTGCATTTGGCTGAGATCACTATGTATTATAATGACCTTAAATGGTTCTATTGAATAGGTGTACAGTGTGATGGCTTCTCATCACAAGGTCCGCAACCATCACATCCGGCTAATCATAAGTACTACCATTCCTGCTAAGGTTTGCAAGAGGAGTTCACTATAGATTTGTggattttattgttttttatttgtaaattttgtttgtaATTCAATTTTTGTTATTTAATTCAATATGTAACTTTGTTTATAAGAAATTTATTAACACAATAATGAAACTGGAACTATTTGGGCTGTAAAGAATCGTGTACTAACCAGTAAATTGAGGATATCTTGCATTTTCTAATATAATAGTCATGGTGTTGATGTTTTTTATAGTTAATACGCTTTGGCTTTTGGAATCAAAACACGCGGTATGCGTTTTTGCTTTGTTCGTTTTAATGTTTTGTTGTTTGTTTAGTGACATTATAAATATGTTTTATCGTTTTGTTTATTATGTGCTATAGGTATTTATGTTATTATGCCGTTGCGGTTGCCCGGCCTATGGACGGGCTCTCAACTAGTTCATATCATTGTTGACCTCTTTCATGCAAACTTAACATCCCCCATTACACGATCCTGTAAACCCTAAAATCGAAATCCAAGTCCAAAAATGTCGGACAACATTCCGTTCGAACTCCAAGAGGAAATCATCAAAAGGGTTCTTCCTGTCAAATCATTGATTCGGTTCAGATCAGTTTCAAAGCAATGGAAGTCTCTGATCGATAGCTCTGAATTCATCACTCATCACACCCTCAACAACAAGACTCAGCCGCAACATTTACTAGTAAGGTACATAACAAGAGCTACTGGGCACAGAGTTGTTTCTCCGGATGCATGTTTGCCCGAGTACAAATATGTTTCCATTGTTGATGATGATAGCTTCCCCCACCACAACTTTTCCCCTGTTGTTCCTCCAACTGTTAAACTTCATGCGCTTCCGTTTATGCTCGATTGCTCTCACGGATTGGTGTGTTTGTACGGATGGACTCGGGATCCAGTGAACAGAAAGAAACTGGTTGAAGTTTGGAATCCACTAATTGGGAAATCTGTTTGTATAGAGATACCGGATCGAGTCAGAAGTGTTATTGGTTTTGGGGTGTGTCCTAAAACTAGCGACCCTAAGATCGTCAAGCTTTCATGTTTTATCGACAGCGAGGCCGAGGCTAAGGCTGAGGTTTTCACATTAAGCTCTCGGGCTTGGAGAAGTGTACCGATGAATATTCCGTTTAAATCATTGCACTTCTGGAATCCACAGGTGGTTAGAGATGGGGTTATTCATTGGCTTACTTATGagaaaattacatataaacatAGGTTTTATTCATTTGATTTGGCAAGTGAAAAATTTGGAGAAGCGGGTAGATATGATGGTAAACTGGCGGTTTATGAACTCTACTCGGAACGCATCAACGGTCTTGGGATTTATGGGTCGGACTTTAAGCTGAGCTCCTACAAAGAGTCACTACTTTTGCTTAATCATTCTGATTCTATCATTCATTCATAGATGATGAATTTACTTTTAAAATCCTAGTTTTCTTAtttttgtactgttctattttgGTTGTTATAGCTTTTAGTTTAGCTTCCATCACACTTAGGGCATGTTTTGCTAAGCTTTTCCAACccaacttataacttattgacttaatcaaaaagttaaaaatgagtttgttttttctgtaggaaaaggtctgcagtctgcggaccacatctgcaggcatctgcaggagaagatgtggaccaaatgtctgcagtctgcaaggagaagagggtttgttttttttatatatataaaacctCTTCTAAGgtttaaaacacacacaacacacagtCACACACACtgatctctctctactctctctctctctacaatctgcACCACTTCCGCCTtcccaccaccgccatcatcaccaccaccgcaccacctccgccTTCACATCTCCGCCTtcacaccaccgccatcatcatcaccaccgtcaccacagccaccacagccaccacagccaccaccgtcaccactacaccacagccaccaccgtcaccactatACCACAGATCGATGATGATGTAACAGATCGATgacgatttgggggttttgtttctGATCGATTTGGGGGTGTTGTTTGccatcgatgatgatgatgatgtaacaGATCGATgacgatttgggggttttgtttctGATCGATTTggggtgtcggaggtggaggtggtggcggagcaggggtgtcggaggtggatgtaggtccctcggaggatgaggtcaaaccttaaccttgttatatgaaacacactagcaagtgcggaatccaagctagagtacaaaccgagatgaaacaagcacaaacacaagacacacaatgttcaccgattaacaccacttgtattaatacgaatgaaaggttcggttacaagctcaatgtttacaaatcagttttgcaaactctctaagtgtgtgtgtgttcttgacagaatactctctctatctctcgtaTCTTTCTGTCTGTCTTGCTTCTTGAGTGTCTAACTAATGAagtgaacacactacatgggtatttatacccataacagatgatctggtcgaaggatcaggtttactgatcgaaacatcatctatcgatcatactgccatcgaaggatccacatatacctctaaggatggtatatccttcgaggtccatgagTATCCTTCgtgggatatctttcgagctcatcgaaggatagaaacaatccttcgatgacccaaccttcgacacagacaaTTTACAACCATAATATAACTGTTTGGAatcttgtaggtccctcggaggatgaggtcaaaccttaaccttgttatatgaaacacactagcaagtgcggaatccaagctagagtgcaaaccgagatgaaacaagcacaaacacaagacacacaatgttcaccgattaacaccacttgtattaatacgaatgaaaggttcggttacaagctcaatgtttacaaatcagttttgcaaactctctaagtgtgtgtgtgttcttgacagaatactctctctatctctcgtaTCTTTCTGTCTGTCTTGCTTCTTGAGTGTCTAACTAATGAagtgaacacactacatgggtatttatacccataacagatgatctggtcgaaggatcaggtttactgatcgaaacatcatctatcgatcatactgccatcgaaggatccacatatacctctaaggatggtatatccttcgaggtccatgagTATCCTTCgtgggatatctttcgagctcatcgaaggatagaaacaatccttcgatgacccaaccttcgacacagacaatttacaaccataatataactgtttggccaagtcaaaccaggaggatggttgacttggtcaaacatacatGACTtacaaagacatcgttttacatcatgaccgaatacagacaaagtacagacacaagtgcaccaacaaactcccccttggctatagctttgtctcgatctttgtGTCTTCAAGTCTTTGACGTCCTtttaagtcttcaatgtcggaggatcttcaaagtcttcacgtcttgaaagcagaaagtgtatcaacaaactacccgtatcatgtaggaagtgtgtt from Helianthus annuus cultivar XRQ/B chromosome 7, HanXRQr2.0-SUNRISE, whole genome shotgun sequence includes the following:
- the LOC118480592 gene encoding putative F-box protein At1g32420: MSDNIPFELQEEIIKRVLPVKSLIRFRSVSKQWKSLIDSSEFITHHTLNNKTQPQHLLVRYITRATGHRVVSPDACLPEYKYVSIVDDDSFPHHNFSPVVPPTVKLHALPFMLDCSHGLVCLYGWTRDPVNRKKLVEVWNPLIGKSVCIEIPDRVRSVIGFGVCPKTSDPKIVKLSCFIDSEAEAKAEVFTLSSRAWRSVPMNIPFKSLHFWNPQVVRDGVIHWLTYEKITYKHRFYSFDLASEKFGEAGRYDGKLAVYELYSERINGLGIYGSDFKLSSYKESLLLLNHSDSIIHS